The following are encoded together in the Babesia microti strain RI chromosome II, complete genome genome:
- a CDS encoding 1-deoxy-D-xylulose-5-phosphate reductoisomerase (overlaps_old_locusTagID:BBM_II02660;~overlaps_old_locusTagID:BBM_II02665) translates to MTNYLKLIILTYFYIFTISNSLKSHKHSLYNDHIPYLYNFKTKFFNTNKISLFSSLNCKISLEDDPKIGVIIAGSTGSVGTQTLEVLETICNSTHKVVGLSANTNMRALADQIIRFRPRYVSVGNENCINELQTLINIPNGTEVLHGKLGLQTLCSVPEASVVMMAISGCNGILPTISAAEHGKTICLANKETIISAGRLLFNIIHKTGSIIQPVDSEHCALYQCIYKEIPSDCAFGLVKGPFNNVNKMILTCSGGPCLNVSAKEIYNIRFQDIKHPVWNMGSKINVDSATLMNKGFEIIEAYELFGTPIDRIKTIIHKESIIHSLVEFNDKSTIAQLYLPDMKLPILQSLTSPGHMRNSWPPLNLETVKTLTFDMPDFKKFPCLGLAYQAGKQGGLYPGVMNAANEVANNAFRNDHISLSDIPEIIKATMNAFNTNDYSFTLESILETHNWALDYATNYAKKIKC, encoded by the exons atgacaaattatttaaaactCATCATACTAACATATTTCTACATCTttacaatttcaaattctCTAAAGTCACATAAGCACTCCTTATATAATGATCATATTCCATATCTGTACAATTTTAAgacaaaatttttcaatacCAACAAAATATCTTTGTTTTCATCGcttaattgcaaaatatcattagAAGATGATCCAAAAATAGGAGTTATTATAGCTGGTAGCACTGGAAGTGTAGGCACGCAAACTTTAGAGGTTTTGgaaacaatttgtaattctACACATAAAGTGGTCGGATTAAGTGCGAACACTAATATGAGAGCCTTGGCAGATCAGATCATACGTTTCAGACCAAGATATGTTTCAGTTGGCAAtgaaaattgtattaatgaattacaaactttaataaatatccCTAATGGCACTGAAGTTTTACATGGAAAGCTTGGTTTGCAAACACTTTGCTCAGTTCCAGAAGCAAGTGTAGTTATGATGGCTATTTCTGGTTGCAATGGAATATTACCTACAATATCTGCGGCTGAACATGGGAAAACAATATGCCTAGCCAATAAAGAGACCATAATATCCGCAg gACGATTgctttttaatattattcaCAAAACTGGATCGATTATACAACCTGTCGACTCTGAACATTGTGCTTTATAtcaatgtatttataagGAAATTCCTTCtgat TGTGCATTCGGATTAGTTAAGGGGCCATTCAACAATGTTAATAAAATGATTTTGACCTGTAGTGGCGGGCCATGTTTGAATGTTTCAGCCAaggaaatatataatataaggTTTCAGGATATAAAACAT CCAGTATGGAATATGGGATCGAAAATTAACGTCGATTCTGCAACCCTTATGAATAAG ggATTTGAGATTATAGAGGCATACGAATTATTTGGAACACCCATTGACCGCATTAAAactattatacataaaGAAAGCATAATCCATTCATTGGTTGAGTTTAATGACAAGTCTACTATTGCACAATTATATCTCCCTGATATGAAGCTTCCAATATTGCAATCTCTAACATCACCTGGTCATATGAG aaATAGTTGGCCACCTCTAAACCTAGAAACTGTTAAAACGCTAACTTTTGACATGCCCGATTT CAAAAAATTTCCGTGCCTCGGTTTGGCATATCAAGCTGGGAAACAAGGAGGACTATACCCTGGTGTTATGAATGCAGCAAATGAAGTGGCAAATAATGCATTTAGGAATGACCATATAAGCCTTTCAGATATACCTGAAATCATAAAGGCCACCATGAATGCCTTCAATACTAATGACTATTCATTTACGTTAGAG TCAATACTCGAGACACACAACTGGGCGCTAGATTATGCAACTAATTAtgcaaaaaaaattaagtgttaa
- a CDS encoding U4/U6 small nuclear ribonucleoprotein PRP31 (overlaps_old_locusTagID:BBM_II02645;~overlaps_old_locusTagID:BBM_II02650), with amino-acid sequence MTGEQYMATLADSFLLDLEDLEHDDEIEDNNNRTALAQCYESDPDETIKDAVKEYFSSSDLKNRSFSQFLRSERLNKTIEKIIPLLDGKILIDREVDYKEQLLIRDCNSLVIEIDTEILSIHKYVKDIYCSKFPELESIVVAPLDYISLVKRIQNESDITKIDMKDILPNATAMAVTVAATMTMGSALGPYELSKLIGACDDALKLAAHRNNVLLYLESRMTILAPNISRIIGSALTARLITMAGGLQELAKIPSQNIMLIGDSKNTLFTGHTFKGSETSGVISCCEIVQTAVSHLKFKAIKMVSSKVALAARVDLFGKAKDGGIGEKFRNHILVNLSKALEMPDAPIKKALPIPEERKTNKRGGKRYRKMKEKYGISQIRQQANRIAFGPEGQEEIGLEGHQLGMLGKSTGKGKIILQVKRKQIHVPRKRQLMLQKQMESSNAINGMATSLAFTPLQGIELCNPKRNTQEITPGYFDKFAKFSKLSMK; translated from the exons ATGACGGGCGAGCAATATATG GCAACACTTGCCGATTCGTTTCTTTTGGACCTAGAAGACTTAGAACATGATGATGAGATAgaagataataataataggACAGCTTTAGCTCAATGTTATGAATCTGATCCAGACGAAACAATCAAAGATGCTGTTAAAGAATATTTTAGTAGTTCTGACCTTAAAAATCGGTCATTTTCTCAGTTTTTGAGGAGTGAAAGACTAAACAAAACTATTGAA aAAATTATCCCGTTATTGGATggtaaaatattgattgATAGGGAAGTTGATTATAAAGAACAACTTTTAATAAGGGATTGTAATTCGCTTGTTATAGAAATTGACACAGA aattttAAGCATTCATAAGTATGTCAAAGATATCTATTGCAGTAAATTCCCGGAATTGGAATCTATCGTCGTCGCTCCTTTGGATTACATATCATTGGTTAAAAGAATTCAAAATGAAAGt GATATcacaaaaattgatatgAAAGATATTTTACCGAATGCAACCGCAATGGCAGTTACTGTCGCTGCCACAATGACTATGGGATCGGCACTAGGGCCCTACGAACTATCAAAG TTAATTGGAGCATGTGATGATGCATTAAAGCTTGCAGCTCATAGAAATAATGTcttattatatttggaGAGCAGAATGACCATTCTTGCACCAAATATTTCCAGAATAATTGGATCCGCATTAACTGCAAGGTTGATAACTATGGCAGGCGGATTACAAGAATTGGCTAAAATTCCATCTCAAAATATAATG ttaaTTGGCGATTCTAAAAATACTTTATTCACTGGTCATACTTTTAAAGGATCTGAAACATCTGGCGTTATTTCATGTTGTGAAATAGTACAAACGGCCGTTTCACACTTAAAATTTAAAGCCATAAAAATGGTTTCGAGCAAAGTGGCATTGGCTGCGAGAGTAGATCTTTTTGGGAAAGCTAAAGATGGGGGTATTGGCGAAAAATTCAGAAATCACATTTTAGTTAATTTATCCAAG GCACTAGAGATGCCAGATGCTCCCATCAAAAAAGCTCTACCAATTCCGGAAGAGAGGAAAACTAATAAGAGAGGAGGGAAAAGATATAGGAAGATGAAAGAAAAATATGGAATTAGTCAAATTAGGCAACAGGCGAATAGGATCGCATTTGGACCGGAAGGCCAAGAAGAGATTGGACTTGAAGGACATCAACTTGGAATGCTCGGAAAATCCACTGGAAAAGGGAAGATTATCCTTCAGGTTAAAAGGAAACAAATTCATGTTC CTAGAAAACGCCAATTGATGTTGCAGAAACAGATGGAAAGTTCAAACGCTATTAATGGCATGGCAACATCATTAGCATTCACACCTTTACAAG ggaTTGAGCTTTGTAATCCCAAACGTAATACACAGGAAATAACACCTGGctattttgacaaatttgcaaaatttagCAAGTTATCTATGAAGTGA
- a CDS encoding Protein kinase domain (overlaps_old_locusTagID:BBM_II02650;~overlaps_old_locusTagID:BBM_II02655) encodes MNYGRLVIDRISDYHGISEEVNYWIKNGCMSINQYLIYGKLPRESSSELFLATNILDNSNVILKAYHIETSRRKDGSRFFREDVQVVSSFDKVVDEIIILASCNNIKGVIQILETLHDTKFNIIYLIMPYYPTQLLWWNPYGEYYELTDINFKDSVRDENVILFNEKYAKRIIKEIVQTIHSLHKLGIVHKDIKPENILIKKLLNSDSIEKVKIPSKTNYKYSHQLEPLDLFLWQDSVKINDGNEALKYAKNCMDKSNKNKIPLLKALENLNYKYNPSIWNSHPCTKKNEQLRNPNTDYIIITDFGCSSISEPSDDNLSIFDSDGTPAFTGPECIELIDESKGINGESRDIYSIGVTLFVMLYGVLPFSGNSGIQVFINMSDTKFKVPFHTFRNTSDSVKDLLEKMLIRDYKKRITCQEVLNHPWLKDIN; translated from the exons ATGAACTATGGACGGCTCGTTATCGACAGAATATCTGATTACCATGGAATATCAGAAGAGGTTAATTATTGGATTAAAAATGGGTGTATGTctataaatcaatatttgatCTACGGAAAACTACCTAGGGAAAGCAGTTCGGAGTTATTTTTGGCCACTAATATACTAGATAATTCgaatgtaattttaaag GCATATCACATAGAGACTTCTCGTAGAAAAGATGGTTCTAGATTTTTTAGAGAAGATGTGCAAGTAGTCTCATCTTTTGACAAG GTTGtagatgaaattattatacttGCCTCAtgtaacaatattaaagGGGTTATACAGATACTGGAGACTTTGCatgatacaaaatttaatataatttatttaataatgccATATTATCCAACTCAGCTTCTATGGTGGAATCCTTATGGCGAATATTACGAGCTAACAGATATTAACTTTAAGGATTCTGTGCGAGATGAAAAtgtgatattatttaatgaaaaatatgcaaaACGGATTATAAAGGAG ATTGTTCAAACAATACATTCGTTACATAAACTTGGAATCGTGCATAAGGACATCAAACCTGAGAATATCCTAATCAAAAAACTATTGAATTCGGATTCAATTGAAAAAGTAAAGATTCCATCTAAGACCAATTACAAGTATTCTCACCAATTGGAGCCTTTGGATCTCTTTCTCTGGCAAGATTctgttaaaattaatgatggAAATGAAGCTCTAAAATACgcaaaaaattgtatggataaatcaaataaaaataaaataccCTTATTAAAAGCacttgaaaatttaaattacaaGTACAATCCGTCTATATGGAATTCACATCCGTGCACGAAAAAAAATGAACAACTCAGAAATCCAAATActgattatataataataacagATTTCGGGTGTTCATCTATCTCCGAACCatctgatgataatttatcaatttttgactCAG aTGGGACACCCGCTTTCACTGGCCCTGAGTGCATAGAACTTATTGACGAATCTAAAGGAATAAATGGCGAATCTCgtgatatatattctaTAGGAGTAACTTTGTTCGTCATGCTATATGGCGTTTTGCCCTTTag cGGCAATTCTGGAATCCAGGTCTTTATAAATATGTCGGATACGAAATTTAAAGTCCCATTTCACACGTTTAGGAATACAAGCGATTCTGTTAAAGATTTATTGGA AAAAATGCTAATTAGGGACTATAAAAAGAGAATAACATGCCAAGAAGTTTTAAACCACCCTTGGCTAAAAGATATCAATTAA
- a CDS encoding Josephin (overlaps_old_locusTagID:BBM_II02675;~overlaps_old_locusTagID:BBM_II02680) — protein sequence MPAVYWEKQEDNRMCALHCLNALLQGPYVTAEELTAIADFLDEQERQLMGWIPATNSSHDGNYNITVIQKSLGNRGFECKYCTSKNITKQTVESKFDGFLCNVSQHWICFRNVHGDWYMLDSMKSGPIRYKVCDLQEYLENLLKQGDSVFIITPAENSRPLSLPNPDKNCTKKNQFYIDIRDISTYEGKTDFLYKRGGSSQSKPISWPTVGGTRLNSCDVSTICSMRTNKDMDTVMDGLQKIDGPCCSITVRMLDASRVTNRFSVNGTLLDVFKWLEGCDIVVNDTPLKSQPIYCLVQQSPFRKFVKYADGSVELINSENMGTDTKNKTLKDLELEDTQLFILHIPSTN from the exons ATGCCAGCAGTATATTGGGAAAAGCAAGAAGATAATCGTATGTGTGCTTTGCACTGCTTAAATGCCCTTTTGCAA GGGCCTTATGTAACTGCTGAGGAACTCACAGCTATCGCTGATTTTTTAGACGAACAGGAGAGACAATTAATGg GATGGATACCTGCAACAAATTCTTCACATGATGgcaattataatattact gttatacaaaaatcacTTGGAAATAGAGGATTTGAATGCAAATATTGCACATCTAAGAATATAACAAAACAAACTGTCGAGTC AAAATTTGATGGATTTCTATGTAATGTGTCACAGCATTGGATATGTTTTAGAAATGTCCACGGGGATTG gTATATGTTAGATAGTATGAAATCTGGGCCAATTCGTTATAAAGTTTGTGATTTGCAagaatatttggaaaatttgcTTAAACAAGGGGATTCTGTATTCATAATAACTCCAGCCGAAAATTCTAGACCACTTTCATTGCCTAATCCAGATAAAAATTGCACTAAAAAAAATCAGTTTTATATAGATATTCGAGATATCTCAA CATACGAAGGGAAAACAGATTTCTTATATAAGAGGGGTGGTAGTTCCCAATCTAAACCTATTTCTTGGCCGACCGTCGGAGGGAC GCGCTTGAATTCTTGCGACGTTTCTACTATATGTTCAATGAGAACTAATAAAGATATGGATACTGTTATGGATGgattacaaaaaattgatgGGCCATGTTGTTCAATAACAGTTAGAATGCTTGATGCTAGTCGTGTAACCAATCGTTTTTCTGTAAATGGCACTCTATTGGATGTATTTAAGTGGCTTGAAGGGTGCGATATTGTCGTAAATGATACTCCTTTAAAGTCTCAACCGATATATTGTTTGGTTCAACAATCACCTTTCAGAAAATTTGTAAAGTATGCTGACGGTAGTGTGGAATTGATCAATTCTGAAAATATG GGTACAGATACAAAAAACAAAACCCTAAAGGATTTGGAGCTCGAGGATACtcaattgtttattttacatatacCATCAACTAATTGA
- a CDS encoding conserved Plasmodium protein, unknown function (overlaps_old_locusTagID:BBM_II02645;~overlaps_old_locusTagID:BBM_II02650) gives MGVRFLLIICIINFYAISCTITGRNFSLCSFVSNGVYKGVHKRTRKRSPKRTRKRVPSLDSNKRKLSNTELRIKSKRIESLNAKKRRKNALEKRKSVVMEKKDFDFTDFINLLWEEVKGDTFSIEPTVDERSVPLKSCELNIKLHTLVKHRYADETITDIYVRLANYFKISPKVLYREICAITGKYGCNIIKPSDYEESSDMNPYIQSLRRAKFEIYTLIGRKMLRYALTCLTRYIRLGIPPEVRYRYVYDILSLEHVSSACDLYCNHIDIFPITRYDQIYPDRVDFRPCEDTTDIGGISDQIFYTEIDKSKGWSPSLLVDNSVFSILSDKMKCQLVYLSAALHPEYTLQIVKNVAFVAGYKNESELLRKFAFNNKFTSRGAKSYILKLSEESAANHIKEKIKSSPLSNRADRNLESIHKPLVWKSLDRRTSLRRLKKRLHKIFEEEEAHGMAKPSLWLVLKQQIDRRILEAPRTFYKQVKHTLLGTRNMSSRSIVTELIDRGFDPPCRSYSYINRKERVKIARKMEVWADKEITLPPNGLKTNIDYVKALSILDAAASAAGYKSIRHLLALVAMLAKPKTDKISRRIRQPGEIGQDNELKIKHFAHKLDGFN, from the exons ATGGGCGTGCGCTTCCTtctaataatatgtattatcaatttttatgcAATCTCCTGTACTATTACTGGAAGAAATTTCTCATTATGTTCTTTTGTTTCAAATGGTGTGTATAAAGGAGTTCATAAAAGGACTAGAAAACGTAGTCCTAAACGTACTAGGAAAAGAGTCCCAAGTCTTGACTCTAATAAAAGGAAATTGAGCAATACAGAACTACGCATTAAATCAAAAAGGATTGAAAGTTTAAATGCAAAAAAAAGGAGGAAAAATGCTCTAGAAAAGAGGAAATCTGTTGTCATGGAGAAGAAGGATTTTGACTTCACtgattttataaatttactatGGGAAGAAGTTAAAGGCGATACATTTAGTATTGAACCAACTGTTGATGAAAGATCTGTTCCTCTAAAATCATGCgaattaaatattaaactCCATACTTTGGTGAAACATAGATATG CGGATGAAACAATCACTGATATCTATGTAAGGTtggcaaattattttaaaatatcacctAAAGTCCTTTATAGAGAAATTTGTGCTATAACTGGGAAATATGGctgtaatattattaaaccATCTG attatGAGGAGTCTAGTGATATGAATCCTTATATACAAAGTTTAAGAAGAgccaaatttgaaatttatacTTTAATAGGGCGGAAGATGCTTAGATATGCATTAACATGTTTAACTAGATATATAAGGCTAG GCATCCCCCCTGAAGTCAGATATCGCTATGTTTATGATATACTAAGCCTAGAGCACGTATCTTCTGCATGTGATTTGTATTGTAATCacattgatatattccCCATTACTAGATATGATCAAATATATCCTGATAGAGTCGACTTTAGGCCTTGTGAGGATACAACTGATATCGGAGGTATATCtgatcaaatattttatactgaaattgataaatctaAGGGTTGGAGTCCATCATTATTGGTGGATAATTCTGTATTTTCTATTCTTTCGGATAAAATGAAGTGCCAACTTGTTTATCTGTCCGCTGCATTGCATCCTGAATATACattacaaattgtcaaaaacGTAGCTTTTGTTGCAG gttataaaaatgaatctGAACTTTTAAGAAAATTTGcatttaacaataaatttacttCCCGTGGAGCTAAGAGTTATATACTCAAATTATCTGAGGAATCGGCTGCCAATCATATTAAAGAGAAGATTAAGTCTAG TCCCCTATCAAATCGTGCAGACAGGAATTTGGAATCTATTCATAAACCTCTTGTTTGGAAATCTTTGGATAGAAGAACTAGTTTGAGGCGGCTTAAGAAACGTTtgcataaaatttttgaagaAGAGGAAGCTCATGGGATGGCAAAACCTAGTTTATGGCTTGTTTTGAAACAACAAATTGATAGGAGAATTCTGGAAGCCCCTAGGACCTTTTATAAACAAGTTAAGCATACATTGTTAGGGACTAGGAATATGTCGAGTAGGAGTATAGTAACAGAACTTATTGATCGTGGATTCGATCCGCCTTGCAGAAGttattcatatataaatcGCAAAGAAAGAGTTAAAATTGCAAGGAAAATGGAAGTGTGGGCTGATAAGGAAATAACATTGCCGCCAAATGGCttaaaaacaaatatagATTATGTTAAGGCTTTGTCGATACTTGACGCTGCCGCTTCTGCTGCAGGATATAAAAGCATTCGTCATTTATTAGCCTTGGTAGCAATGTTGGCCAAACCAAAAactgataaaatttctaGGAGAATACGACAGCCCGGAGAAATAGGTCAGGATAATGAacttaaaattaaacattttgCTCATAAATTAGATGGATTTAATTGA
- a CDS encoding conserved Plasmodium protein, unknown function (overlaps_old_locusTagID:BBM_II02670) — protein MPNYFNSQTVITAFFSTRKGLEKFIIKELEELNSFRFKCSPILSGPTPTLAHFRLRKHKENNLIKIELLPGGVEIHCTWEFFGIALISIRSTESVWLRIGRPFRCHSSTDLQERIKNLPWNYFIPTYWIPNINIRSISNLSSLWNNNVIKSSVKQAFTTISDIPFISGHCLSIVLHRNTCYVSLQCSGRLSPRHFSFYNYVYSPQFETKTVPYWSLNETIKSVRNKFEGIPYSYNYAYTLPFFSNKRKDSSNDNLDITKENLSHWENNRSKYVDSTKLYSDDSTDYNDIITACVTSKLNLNLLVKDPEPLIIWVPFCGNGNLVFEIASYILKLPVINNSLKGLPITDFSCFSNDWFHNSWDHFSIRRKHISKFIKTTKIVIIGTDFREYLLKQANNKIFDFYNYYNLFFKGQPIISKTDNIHSNHSSLESDLGITVDISFHNAKFQQIIPFIKGALVVIKIPHNNFNKHLKIDNSILLLYEKLGNIISSRSDWKGVYALSRGRLFEHFTRLEWITLFESSNSKGNIIRFQRWSGRKKSLFKYTTKSERDISLNQIDIF, from the exons ATGcctaattattttaatagcCAAA ctGTCATTACTGCATTCTTTTCTACAAGAAAGGGATTGGaaaaattcattataaAAGAATTGGAAGAATTGAATTCATTTAGATTCAAATGTTCTCCCATATTATCAGGTCCCACACCAACCTTAGCACATTTTCGACTGAGGAAGCACAAAgaaaacaatttgattaaaataGAGTTGCTTCCTGGAGGCGTTGAGATCCACTGTACGTGGGAATTTTTTGGGATAGCTCTAATTTCAATTAGATCAACAGAAAGTGTTTGGCTACGCATTGGTCGTCCGTTCAGGTGCCATTCTTCCACAGATTTGCAAGAAAggattaaaaatttacccTGGAATTATTTCATACCAACGTATTGGATTCCTAACATTAATATTAGATCAATTTCCAACTTATCATCTCTTTGGAACAACAACGTCATTAAATCTTCAGTTAAGCAGGCATTCACTACTATATCCGATATTCCATTCATTAGTGGCCATTGCCTCTCTATAGTTTTACATAGAAACACGTGTTATGTTTCTTTGCAATGCTCTGGCCGTTTATCCCCAAgacatttttcattttataattaCGTTTATTCTCCTCAATTTGAGACAAAGACAGTACCATATTGGTCTCTCAATGAAACCATAAAAAGTGTCcgaaataaatttgaaggGATTCCTTATTCATACAATTATGCATATACATTACCgtttttttcaaataaacGAAAAGATTCatcaaatgataatttagatatcaCCAAGGAGAACTTGTCACACTGGGAAAATAATAGGTCAAAATATGTTGATTCAACAAAACTTTATTCAGATGACTCTACTGattataatgatataattacagCGTGTGTTACTAGTaagttaaatttaaatcttCTCGTAAAGGATCCCGAACCTCTAATT ATTTGGGTCCCATTTTGTGGCAACGGAAATTTAGTATTTGAGATTGctagttatatattaaaattacctgtgataaataattcattaaaagGATTGCCTATTACTGACTTTTCTTGCTTTAGCAACGATTGGTTTCATAATTCTTGGGATCATTTCTCTATTCGCAGAAAACATATCTcaaaattcattaaaacaactaaaatagttataataGGGACTGATTTCCGTGAATATTTGCTTAAACAA gctaataataaaatttttgatttctacaattattacaatctATTCTTCAAAGGACAACCAATAATCAGTAAAACGGATAATATACATTCAAATCATTCAAGTTTAGAATCAGATTTAGG TATTACTGTTGATATATCCTTTCATAACGCAAAATTCCAACAGATCATCCCATTTATTAAAGGAGCTTTGgttgtaataaaaattcctcacaacaattttaataag CACCTTAAAATAGATAACAGTATACTCTTACTTTACGAAAAACTTGggaatattatatcatctaGATCAGATTGGAAAGGAGTGTATGCTTTATCAAGG GGCCGCTTGTTTGAGCACTTTACTAGGTTGGAATGGATTACATTGTTCgaatcatcaaattcaaagGGAAATATTATACGATTTCAAAG ATGGTCTGGACGAAAAAAGAGCCTATTTAAATATACTACAAAATCTGAACGAGATATTTCActaaatcaaattgatatattttaa
- a CDS encoding conserved Plasmodium protein, unknown function (overlaps_old_locusTagID:BBM_II02660;~overlaps_old_locusTagID:BBM_II02665) yields MLSRCSSYIDKFLSFSRNCFELPTNPNRVALKRAILDATIGLPIEPFIKMLDKSGKQNLMKCVSSECPVTCSPKKKMSISPNESSPLRIIQSSKKLRHYLMIPESQACRGCIKRTRCKKFLQVEQGIPDLSDIARVVLGMNTICGLYIEKCELIQEEDGSLSNIDSFFFVLNSLEQYLLTVKGKNGSLKVVRGDDKECSIEANKQMKIQVISKLQEKISKMYNIPTYLYRTLRLNSKTKMTKMQRLLQNKLDRLMGRDKDERDDGFVWVPEPDDNNNNNEKIAPNQNENITQYPLKVGNGTKVIQLDTLKDEQIEFRLLRNSSSVPNEEIKHYDINEDKIIRSIKVDNSILVNLSDASNQDYQDCVNRYKGKRLKNSKCLTQILEHIDPDMAKESLKDIVRVPFETPSQSSGNSNPPIVNKRNTVGPEKNLWEPLDIHEFCANDEYKNYQNYSYEGVFSRFKLNADQSGIENGSICDSKSINDCRLKPFFKSNYPNGFQIWEFQSGEIVCKNLTFPNVRGRKNN; encoded by the exons ATGCTGTCTAGATGTTCATCTTATAtcgataaatttttatcattttctaGAAATTGCTTTGAATTACCAACTAATCCAAATAGGGTTGCTCTTAAAAGAGCTATTCTCGACGCTACTATAGGCCTTCCGATAGAACCgtttattaaaatgttgGATAAATCAGgaaaacaaaatttaatgaaatgCGTTTCATCAGAATGTCCCGTAACTTGTTCTCCTAAgaaaaaaat GAGTATTTCTCCAAATGAATCTAGCCCTTTGAGGATCATTCAGTCAAGTAAAAAACTCCGTCATTATCTAATGATCCCAGAATCTCAA GCGTGTAGAGGATGTATTAAGAGGACTagatgtaaaaaatttctccaa GTTGAGCAAGGGATTCCAGACTTATCTGATATCGCCCGTGTAGTTCTAGGGATGAATact ATATGTGGCCtttatattgaaaaatgtgAATTAATACAAGAAGAAGATGGCTCTCTTTCCAATATAGattcatttttttttgttttaaaCTCTTTAGAGCAATATTTACTTACTGTTAAAGGAAAAAATGGTTCACTTAAG GTTGTACGGGGCGATGATAAAGAATGTTCTATCGAAGCTAATAAACAAATGAAGATACAAGTAATTTCTAAATTGCAAGAAAAGATATCAAAG ATGTATAATATTCCAACATACTTATATCGAACTTTAAGGCTGAATTCCAAGACAAAAATGACTAAAATGCAGCGTTTACTCCAGAATAAATTAGATAGATTGATG GGGCGTGATAAAGATGAAAGGGACGATGGATTTGTATGGGTTCCTGAGCctgatgataataataataataatgaaaaaattgcaCCTAAtcaaaatgaaaatatcacACAATACCCG CTGAAGGTTGGAAATGGAACCAAAGTTATTCAACTTGATACTTTGAAAGATGAACAGATAGAATTTAGACTATTGAGGAACTCATCGAGTGTTCCGAATGAAGAAATCAAACATTACGATATAAATGaggataaaattatacg CTCTATTAAGGTTGATAATTCTATACTTGTCAATTTGAGTGATGCAAGTAATCAAGATTATCAAGACTGTGTAAATCGTTATAAAGGGAAAAGGCTAAAGAATTCGAAATGTTTAACTCAAATTTTAGAGCATATTGATCCAGATATGGCTAAAGAGTCTTTAAAAGATATCGTTAGGGTTCCTTTTGAAACTCCTAGCCAg AGCTCAGGTAATTCAAACCCCCCTATAGTTAATAAAAGAAATACCGTTGGGCctgaaaaaaatttatggGAACCATTGGACATTCATGAATTTTGTGCGAAT gacgaatataaaaattatcaaaattattctTATGAGGGGGTTTTTAGTCGATTTAAATTGAATGCTGATCAGAGTGGGATTGAAAACGGGAGTATTTGTGATTCTAAATCTATTAATGATTGCCGCCTGAAGCCATTTTTCAAATCTAATTATCCAAATGGTTTCCAAATTTGGGAATTCCAA TCGGGTGAAAttgtatgtaaaaatttaacttTCCCTAATGTTAGAGGgagaaaaaataattaa